Proteins encoded by one window of Limnothrix sp. FACHB-406:
- a CDS encoding DUF86 domain-containing protein, translating to MNHDREYWLDAINACQQILDFTKGLDEDSFLQDRKTQSSVLYQITVLSEAMNRFSDSFITQNSQISIAAIRGMRNRIIHEYREVDLWILWQAIQINIPELLILLNDSQFPEQMPEK from the coding sequence ATGAATCATGATCGAGAATATTGGTTGGATGCAATCAATGCTTGTCAACAAATTCTGGATTTTACAAAAGGCTTGGATGAGGATTCCTTCCTCCAAGATCGTAAAACGCAATCTTCGGTTCTTTACCAAATTACAGTTCTCAGCGAGGCAATGAACCGCTTTTCAGATAGCTTCATCACCCAAAACTCCCAGATTTCGATTGCGGCAATTCGAGGAATGCGAAATCGAATTATTCACGAATATCGAGAGGTTGATCTATGGATTCTTTGGCAAGCGATTCAAATCAACATTCCAGAGTTACTAATTTTGCTAAATGACAGTCAATTCCCTGAGCAGATGCCTGAGAAGTAA
- a CDS encoding nucleotidyltransferase family protein, with amino-acid sequence MTHSMTNCLDGVECDRAKPLCRSITLQPGLTVDCQKLMLLCDDWQITEVALFGSILGDQFRDDSDVDLLISFSPIAKVTLLDLYTIECEFSRLFQNRPVDLVTRRAIEKSHNSIRRNNILGTAQVIYRINHQD; translated from the coding sequence ATGACTCACTCCATGACCAACTGCCTTGATGGTGTTGAGTGCGATCGAGCGAAGCCTCTGTGTCGCTCAATTACGCTTCAGCCAGGCCTCACCGTTGATTGTCAAAAATTGATGTTGTTGTGTGATGATTGGCAGATCACTGAAGTTGCATTATTCGGATCAATTCTTGGCGATCAATTTCGGGATGATAGCGATGTGGATTTATTAATTAGCTTTTCCCCGATCGCTAAGGTTACACTGCTGGATCTATACACAATTGAATGTGAATTTAGCAGGCTTTTTCAGAACCGCCCCGTGGACTTGGTGACTCGACGCGCCATTGAGAAAAGTCATAATTCTATTCGGCGTAACAATATTTTAGGAACTGCCCAAGTTATTTACCGAATTAATCATCAAGATTGA